In the Ricinus communis isolate WT05 ecotype wild-type chromosome 3, ASM1957865v1, whole genome shotgun sequence genome, TTTGGCCTCCTCATTATCTATCTTATGCTTAAGAGTATATGACATTCGGATTAAAGTTGGCACCTTAAGCTCTCATGAAAAATGTAACATTGATTCTCTAATCTTTACGTGGTTATAAGCAATAACATGAGAATTTATTTATGGTTTCCAAAGTTTTTAACTTGAACAAACAACTCTTTTTAAGCCACCCATTATGATATTTGTGCTCAAATTATGGTTTTGGTTATCTGGGTTTTAggtgaaattttttattttttttattttcttatgagctttgtatatatatatatatatattttatgaaatttgtatttttcattcaatatttatattttattcccagtctaattaaaaactatttaaccttatttaaacaaataaaaattaaaaataggacacttagattaaaaatttaagagtttgaatatataattttaatgacataaattctaaaaaagtaaaaatattaaattgcaaatttttttctatttctaaaatatccaatatatattttacatcgTCTATACGAAAAtgtattttcataaaatcttcttgacttttatttaaaaattcattttgcAAATTTGTTATTACGCATAGCTCTTACAAAAGATCGGACCAGCGACGTATACAATACTTAAATTTTCGATATAAatactatataattaattctcaTCTTTTAGAGAATATGGAAATttcacttttaaaataaatagtttattgtacatatatcataaaattttaatagagtACTAATCTGATTAATAagttctttttaacttttaaattccTTAAAAGTCTAGCATTAATTAATCACACagcattttaattaaaatctcaaatatcataaattaaacTATGATTTCcgtctttaaaaatattactttttatttacagCTGAGCTAAATTGCTAAAACGGCAAAACTGAATACCAACTGTTGTcgtttttaaattttgctgGTGGACCccaatgataataaaatattcataaatccACCGGCCAACGGAAGTCGGTTGATAATATGAACACGTGTCCTAGAGGATATCGAGCCAGACACCATTCATACCTAAACACGTGTGGTTTCCTCGAAATCACGTAAATCAACTGTTCCATTTATTTAATCAGTTATTTATCTTATCCGCACTCATGTAAAATTATCCAGATCATAGGTGCAATTTTGTAATAATGTAGGAATCCTAACCTTCTCTATAAATATCAACAGCACCCTCCCCCCAGTACTATACGTagaatttttccttttgaaaacAAGACAGCAAGGATGCCTGCCTTACGCCATGAAACTCTAAACCTGACTTCTTTCAATTCTCGAATACgaaaccctaaccctaattTCTCTGATTCTCGCCGCCGCAAGCCCCCGCGAAATCCTCAGGCTTTCAACCACCACCGATCCAGATCTGGTGCGATGGTTACAAAGTTTCCTTCCAGAAACTTTGTCATGGGCGAGGTTAAGATCTTGAAACGCGGCGAATCTTTAGCGAAAGTCGATAAGCGGGGCTTGTCGAAGAAGGAGAAGCGTAAGCATCCGACAATGATCATGAAGATAGAAAAAGATCCGGATCTGATTTTAGGATCCACAGATAGGCTAGGACCTGACCCGGAGACTGTTCAGGAGCAGATTAGGCTTAGCATAAATGAGATTTATGCAGGATCGGGTTTTGCAGCAACGTCGCCGCCGCCGAGTTCTGTTCCGGTTCCCGGATTTTTAGGGAAGAGGTGTATTGGAACGGCAACGAGTGATTTGAGGCGATTGTTGAGACTTGATTTGGATTGATTAGCAAGAAACTGAAGTTTGGTTAGAAGCTCATGGTCTTTCCTGTATTTTTTCAAGAGGAAAGGATTTTGAGCGCAAAAAGAGCTGACTAatgaattttagagaaattagGGATTCTTCTTAttgtatattcttttattctctAGTAAATATTCTCTAGCTGTTATTGTCCGTTGTTTAGAGTTACTTTGTAGTTTGTACCACTGCTATAGTAGCTTTTGCAATGAAATTCTCAATCTTTAGTACTATGTTCTCTGTgtcattttcctttttggtGTTCATTGAAGGGTGTTACAAAAGTACCCTACAGGTTAGGTTGTTAAGCAGTATAAGTAACACCTTCTCCTCATTGTTCCTGATTTCTTCCTGACCCGAGAAGGGTGGAATCGGGTTCCAAAGAGAGGTCTCCAGAAGTAAATTCAAATTCACATCTGGATtggaattctttttattattataattattcatattgAAGTAACGGTGGATTGGTGGTAAATTCGTTGATGATTTTGTTAACAACATCAACTGCAGCATCCTTACTGTTTAATGGATATAGGTTCATCCGGCTTTATCTCTAAACTGGTCAAATTCAAGCCTGAGTGGCTGGATCGAGCACATTGGTGATATGCAGGCTATATGCGATTACAGGTTTTTCTTGTCTTCTacttattttccttttttttttttgtacaaACCCACAAACAGTGAATCTGATCAGCTAGAGCTTTTTAATGATTATGTATTTGTCaattcatttctttctttaaacaTATCAGAGCGAGTCTGGAAAGCTAGACAGGATGCTGAGGGCATCATTGCATAAAAGGTTTTGCCCTTTCACATACAGGAAAATATTTGCATAATCAATTGGCTATCTGGCCAAGTCATTTCTGATTTCTGGCATGAAAGAAAAGCATCTCTGTGAATGGGAAATTCTTCTTGAGGTGAGAAATTCTTATGGAAGGGGGGCTACTTAATTCTGCTTGCAACAGCTTCACCCATTTCCATGCTTTCCCTACTATCATCAACTTCTGGTTGTCCTGGCACTATTTTCTTCCAGAACCAGTGCTTTCTCCATAGGAATATCATCTCTTCAATGGGAACTCCTTTGGTTTCAGGCAGGAAGATGTAAACGAAGGCGGTCATGACAGTAACCCAACCAGCAAAGAAGAGGAATATCCCAAACTTGAATGCACAAAGAAGTGAAGGGAAAGACTGTGCTATGACGAAAGTGAAGAAAAGGTTTACAGCTACTGTAATGCTCTGTCCAGCTGATCGCGTTTCGAGTGGAAATATCTCACTTGGTACTGTCCAGCCTAATGGACCCCATGACCATCCAAAAGCTAAAACAAAGAGGCAAATCATAATTACCACCAACACTGAGAAGCTTTTAGACAGTTGCTGGTTGTCCCCAAATTTTACTCCCAAGATTATAGCCACTATTACCTGTTTCACAATTGCAATGATGAGTGTAGTTATTTTGGGTTGAGCGTTATTGAGATGCTTATCAGTCATGAATATTTTACCTGGCATGTTATCATTTGTATTCCTCCACTGATAAGTAAAAATCTTCTACCTAGTCTGTCAACTGTTGCTATGGAAATGAAGGTAGAGGAACAAAGAACTGCTCCAGTCACAGCTGAGGAGTAGAGTGCGGCATTTCCTCCAAATCCCATGCTTTGAAACAGTGGGGGAGCATAGAAGAGGATAATATTAATGCCTGTAAGAATCTGGAACGTTGGCATGAAAATTGCCATAACCAATTGCGGTCTGTTCCTTTTCTCAAGAATGTTTCTGAAGGGATGCTTGATTGAGTTAGCCAATTCACTCGCATCTAGCATGTCCTGAAATTCTGCATCTACATGCTTGGTTCCTCTGATTTTCTCCAGGACATTTCTCCCTTTCTCATGCAATCCTTGTTCAATTAAACTGTTTGGTGTCTCGGGCAGAAGTAATCCTCCTATTGTCATTAGGAGAG is a window encoding:
- the LOC8262850 gene encoding uncharacterized protein LOC8262850; protein product: MPALRHETLNLTSFNSRIRNPNPNFSDSRRRKPPRNPQAFNHHRSRSGAMVTKFPSRNFVMGEVKILKRGESLAKVDKRGLSKKEKRKHPTMIMKIEKDPDLILGSTDRLGPDPETVQEQIRLSINEIYAGSGFAATSPPPSSVPVPGFLGKRCIGTATSDLRRLLRLDLD
- the LOC8262851 gene encoding sugar carrier protein A isoform X1 produces the protein MISQWITSKMNVQFQLQLLTGGVISMDAFLEKFFRSVYLKKKHAHENNYCKYDDQRLAAFTSSLYLAGLAASLVAGPITRIYGRRASIISGGISFLIGAALNATAINLAMLLLGRIMLGVGIGFGNQAVPLYLSEMAPTHLRGGLNIMFQLATTSGIFTANMVNYGTHKLESWGWRLSLGLAAAPALLMTIGGLLLPETPNSLIEQGLHEKGRNVLEKIRGTKHVDAEFQDMLDASELANSIKHPFRNILEKRNRPQLVMAIFMPTFQILTGINIILFYAPPLFQSMGFGGNAALYSSAVTGAVLCSSTFISIATVDRLGRRFLLISGGIQMITCQVIVAIILGVKFGDNQQLSKSFSVLVVIMICLFVLAFGWSWGPLGWTVPSEIFPLETRSAGQSITVAVNLFFTFVIAQSFPSLLCAFKFGIFLFFAGWVTVMTAFVYIFLPETKGVPIEEMIFLWRKHWFWKKIVPGQPEVDDSRESMEMGEAVASRIK
- the LOC8262851 gene encoding sugar carrier protein A isoform X2, which gives rise to MLLLGRIMLGVGIGFGNQAVPLYLSEMAPTHLRGGLNIMFQLATTSGIFTANMVNYGTHKLESWGWRLSLGLAAAPALLMTIGGLLLPETPNSLIEQGLHEKGRNVLEKIRGTKHVDAEFQDMLDASELANSIKHPFRNILEKRNRPQLVMAIFMPTFQILTGINIILFYAPPLFQSMGFGGNAALYSSAVTGAVLCSSTFISIATVDRLGRRFLLISGGIQMITCQVIVAIILGVKFGDNQQLSKSFSVLVVIMICLFVLAFGWSWGPLGWTVPSEIFPLETRSAGQSITVAVNLFFTFVIAQSFPSLLCAFKFGIFLFFAGWVTVMTAFVYIFLPETKGVPIEEMIFLWRKHWFWKKIVPGQPEVDDSRESMEMGEAVASRIK
- the LOC8262851 gene encoding sugar carrier protein A gives rise to the protein MAGGSLAPAGVAKERAEQYQGKVTFAVFVACMVAAVGGSIFGYDIGISGGVISMDAFLEKFFRSVYLKKKHAHENNYCKYDDQRLAAFTSSLYLAGLAASLVAGPITRIYGRRASIISGGISFLIGAALNATAINLAMLLLGRIMLGVGIGFGNQAVPLYLSEMAPTHLRGGLNIMFQLATTSGIFTANMVNYGTHKLESWGWRLSLGLAAAPALLMTIGGLLLPETPNSLIEQGLHEKGRNVLEKIRGTKHVDAEFQDMLDASELANSIKHPFRNILEKRNRPQLVMAIFMPTFQILTGINIILFYAPPLFQSMGFGGNAALYSSAVTGAVLCSSTFISIATVDRLGRRFLLISGGIQMITCQVIVAIILGVKFGDNQQLSKSFSVLVVIMICLFVLAFGWSWGPLGWTVPSEIFPLETRSAGQSITVAVNLFFTFVIAQSFPSLLCAFKFGIFLFFAGWVTVMTAFVYIFLPETKGVPIEEMIFLWRKHWFWKKIVPGQPEVDDSRESMEMGEAVASRIK